CAAACTGTTTCTGTTTGTGGTTCCACACCACTCTTTGCGTCAAATATAGCAACTGATCCATCAAGTACACGAAGAGATCTTTCAACCTCTACAGTGAAGTCCACATGTCCTGGTGTATCTATGATATTTATTCTATGGTCTTTCCAAAATGCTGTTGTTGCAGCAGAAGTAATAGTAATTCCTCTTTCCTGCTCTTGCTCCATCCAGTCCATTTGAGCGCCACCTTCATGAGTTTCACCTAGTTTATGAACTTTTCCTGTATAGAATAATATTCTCTCTGTTGCAGTTGTTTTACCTGCATCTATATGAGCCATTATCCCAATGTTTCGTGTCCTTTTTAAAGGATAATCTCTTGCCATAATTGTTTCCTCCTTTCTGCTTCTGTTATATTATTACCATCTATAATGTGCAAATGCTTTATTAGCTTCTGCCATCTTATGTGTATCTTCTTTCTTCTTAACACTTGCTCCAGTGTTGTTGTTAGCATCCATTATTTCCTTAGCTAGTCTCTCACCCATAGTTTTTTCTCCTCTTTTTCTAGAGTAAGTAGTTAACCATCTAAGTCCTAATGTCTGTCTTCTTCTAGGTCTAACTTCTATCGGCACTTGATAAGTAGCACCACCAACACGTCTTGCTTTAACTTCTAATACAGGCATTATATTTTCTAAAGCATTATGAAATACTTCTAATGGTTCTTCACCTGTTTTTTCAGCTATTATATCAAACGCTCCATAAATTATCTTTTGAGCAACTCCTCTTTTACCATCTAACATAATAGAGTTAATTAGTTTTGTTACCACTTTATCCTTATATATAGGATCTTCCATTATTTCTCTTTTTTGAATATGACCTTTTCTTGGCACGTCTCTTCCCTCCTTAATAATCAAGATTAATTCTTAGGTACTCGATTCCGAAGAATCGTGGTGCACATAATGTATATATTAAGCTATAGGCTCCTGAGGAATCATAGCATTACATTCCGCGCTTTTACCATAATACTATTTTAGTTTTTTGGCTTCTTAGTACCATACTTAGATCTTGCTTGTCTTCTTTCATCAACACCTGATGTATCTAATGTACCTCTTACAATATGGTATCTAACTCCAGGTAAGTCTTTTACTCTTCCACCTCTTATAAGAACAACACTATGTTCTTGAAGATTATGGCCTATACCTGGGATATAAGCTGTAACTTCATGTCCATTTGTAAGTCTAACTCTTGCTATTTTTCTTAAAGCTGAGTTAGGTTTTTTAGGTGTAACAGTTTTAACCGCTGTACATACCCCTCTTTTTTGTGGTGAATTTATTTTTGTAGTCTTCTTCTTTAATGAGTTAAATCCATCATTTAAATGTGGAGAGTCAGATTTCTTAGTTACTTTCTTTCTACCTTTTCTTACTAATTGGTTAATAGTTGGCATATGGGCACCTCCTTCCAAATTTACTTAAGTATAGCTACTGTTGCAGCTCTAACATCAATTCCACAGGCTTCCCCTAGCTCTTTCATGCTCTTTATAAAAACGACTTCTACTGATTTTTTATTAGCTTCTTCTAATAAATCAGTAGTAATCTTTTTATCTGCATCTTCTGCTATATATAAAAGATTAACACTATCTTTTATTAAAAATCTTTTAGCCTGCTTGGTTCCTACTACTTTGTTCTTATCTTTAATATTAGATAACAAAACAAGTCTCCTCCTTAAAATACCGATAGGATTATGGAATAAACTTATTCCATAATCACTATCAATACTAAAAAGACAATCAAATTTACATACTCAAATATTGTAACATCACATAGAATAACTGTCAAGAATTATAAGCTATATTTCTAAATCTTCTTCTATTATTTTTTTCTCTTCATTGTCTTCTATAATTTGTACATCTTTTGATGTGTCTAAGTCTTTCTCTAAAGGTTCTGTTCCATTCACTGCAATAGATTTATACTTTCTCATACCAGTACCAGCTGGTATAAGTTTTCCAATTATAACATTTTCTTTTAATCCTAATAAATGATCTTCTTTTCCTTTTATTGCAGCTTCAGTTAAAACTCTTGTAGTCTCTTGGAAAGAAGCTGCTGAAAGGAATGAATCTGTAGCTAAAGATGCTTTAGTGATTCCTAAAAGAACTCTTTTCCCAACTGCTGGGTCGCCACCATCAGCTTCAATTCTATCATTTTCAGATTGGAATTCAAATATATTTACAAGACTTCCTGGAAGTAAATCTGTATCTCCAGAATCTTCAATTTTAACTCTATTTAACATTTGTCTAACTATTACCTCAACATGCTTATCGTTGATATCAACACCTTGCATCTTATAAACTCTTTGAACTTCCTTTACAATGTAATTTTGAACTCCAATTACACCTTTAATCTTTAGTATATCGTGAGGATTAACAGACCCTTCTGTTATTTCATCCCCAGGTTCTATTTCTTCATCCTGTCTTACCTTTATTCTAGAACCATAAGGAATTGTATAAGTTTTAGATTCTTTATCCTCATTTGTAATAACTACTTCTTTTTTCTTTCTAGTTTCATTTATACTTACTTTACCAGCTATTTCAGATATTATAGCAAGTCCTTTAGGTTTTCTAGCTTCAAATAGCTCTTCTACCCTTGGAAGACCTTGAGTTATATCTCCACCAGCTACTCCACCAGTATGGAAAGTACGCATTGTAAGCTGTGTACCAGGTTCACCTATAGATTGTGCTGCTATTATACCTACAGATTCACCAACATCTACTTTTCCACCTGTTGCAAGGTTTTTACCATAACATTTAGAACATACACCATGTTTAGATTCACATGTTAAAGCAGAACGAACATCTAATGAAGTTATTCCAGCATCTATTATTTCTTTTGCTTTATCATCATTTATAAATTCTTGTTTTTCTACTATAACTTCTCCTGTATTAGGATTTTTTAAAGTATCTAAACTATATCTTCCAACTATTCTATCGTATAGCTCTTCTATTACTTCATTACCATCCATAAATGCCTTCACATTTATTCCTTTTTCCGTACCACAGTCTTCTTCTCTTACAATTACATCCTGACTTACATCAACAAGGCGTCTTGTAAGATATCCAGAGTCGGCAGTTCTAAGTGCTGTATCTGCGAGTCCTTTTCTAGCTCCATGAGTAGATATAAAGAATTCCAGTACTGTTAAACCTTCTCTAAAGTTTGATTTAACTGGTATTTCTACAGTTTTACCAGAAGCATTCGCCATAAGTCCTCTCATACCTGCAAGTTGTCTTATCTGGTTTTTACTACCTCTAGCTCCTGAATGACTCATTATAAAGATATTATTTAATCTGTCTAGATTTTCCATAAGAGCATCAGTAACATCTTCTGTTGTTTTAGTCCATACCTCTATAACTTTTTCATATCTTTCTTCATCAGATATAAGTCCTCTTCTAAAAGCTTTCTCATACTTTTCCACCTTTTCTTCAGCTTCTCCTACAAGTATTTTCTTAGCTTCTGGAACAATTATATCACTTACTCCAATTGTCACAGCTCCTATAGAAGAATAATGGAATCCTAGGTTTTTAATATGATCTAGCATAATAGCAGTAGTAGTATTTCCATGCTTTTTGAAACATTTATCAATTATTACTCCAAGTCCTTTTTTAGTAACAAGTCCTTTGTTTTGCTCATTACCAGGATCATCATTCAATCCGTCAGTTTCAAGGGAGTATTTATCTTTATTTCTATCTATAATTCCTAAGTCTTGTGGTATATTTTCATTAAATATAAATCTTCCTACAGTACTTTCCACAAGCTTACCTTTATCATTCTCATCTAATTTAACTAAGACTTTAACCTTAGAATGAAGTCCAACACTTTCATTTTGATAAGCATGTAATAACTCATTATAATCTTTAAATATCATACCTTCACCTTTTTCACCAGGTATGTCAATAGTTAAATAATAAGTTCCAAGTACCATATCCTGAGTTGGAGTGGTTATTGGGCTACCTGCTTGTGGAGCTAATATGTTATTTATAGAAAGCATCAAGAATCTTGCTTCAGCTTGAGCCTCAGTAGATAACGGAACGTGAACAGCCATTTGGTCCCCATCAAAGTCTGCATTATATGCAGTACATACTAATGGATGAAGTTTTATAGCTTTACCTTCTACTAATATAGGTTCAAACGCTTGTATTCCTAAACGGTGAAGTGTAGGCGCACGATTAAGTAATACTGTATGATCTTTAATTACTTCTTCTAATACTCCCCATACTTCAGGTTTGATTTTTTCTACCATTCTCTTAGCACTTTTAATATTATGTGCAAATCCATCATTAACAAGTTTCTTCATTACAAATGGTTTAAATAATTCAAGTGCCATTTTTTTAGGCAAACCACATTGATAAAATTTAAGATCAGGACCTACAACAATAACAGATCTACCTGAATAATCTACCCTTTTACCAAGTAAGTTTTGTCTAAATCTACCTTGCTTACCTTTTAACATATCTGATAGTGATTTTAAAGGTCTATTACCAGGACCTGTTACAGGTCTTCCTCTTCTACCATTATCAATAAGTGCATCTACTGCTTCTTGTAACATCCTTTTTTCATTTCGAACAATGATATCTGGTGCACCTAAATCTAATAATCTTTTAAGTCTATTATTTCTATTTATAACTCTTCTATAAAGGTCATTTAAGTCAGATGTTGCAAATCTACCACCATCTAACTGAACCATAGGACGTAAATCTGGTGGTATAACTGGAACTGCATCTAGTATCATCCACTCAGGTTTATTTCCAGATTGTTTAAAAGCCTCTATTACTTCAAGTCTTCTTATTATTCTAATTTTCTTTTGTCCAGAACTTTCTTTAAGTGCAGCTTTAAGTTCTTTTGACTCACCTATTAAATCTATCCTCTTTAAAAGTTCTTCCACTGCTTCTGCTCCCATTCCAGCAGTAAAACTATTTCCATGTTTATCAATTGCTTCCCTATATTCTTTTTCACTTAATAATTGTTTGCTTGATAGTGAAGTTTCACCTGGATCAATTACAACATAAGAAGCGAAATACAATATTTTTTCAAGTGATCTCGGGCTCATATCAAGTATAAGTCCCATTCTACTTGGTATTCCTTTAAAGTACCAAATGTGAGATACAGGGGCCGCGAGTTCAATATGCCCCATTCTTTCTCTTCTCACTTTAGATTTAGTTACTTCTACTCCACATCTATCACATACTACACCTTTATATCTTACTCTTTTATATTTCCCACAATGACATTCCCAGTCTTTTGTAGGCCCAAAAATCTTTTCACAGAATAAACCTTCTTTTTCAGGCTTTAATGTTCTGTAGTTTATTGTTTCTGGTTTTTTGACTTCTCCCCTAGACCACTGTCTAATTTTTTCTGGAGAAGCCAACCCTATTTTTATTGAATCAAAATTGTTAAGTTCAAACAAGGGGCTTTCTCTCCCTTCCTTAAAGTTTTATAAAGAAAATTACTCATTACCATTATCATCTTCTGCTTTAAGTCCTAAATTTAAATCATTAATCTCATCATCTACTGATTCTTTAATCTCAATTTCATCATTATTTGTAAGAACCTTTATATCTAATGATAAACTTTGGAGTTCTTTTATAAGCACTTTAAAAGATTCTGGAACTCCAGGCTCAGGGATATTTTCCCCTTTTACAATAGCTTCATAAGTTTTAACTCTACCAACAACATCATCAGATTTAACTGTTAATATTTCTTGAAGAGTATGAGCTGCACCATATGCTTCAAGTGCCCAAACTTCCATTTCTCCAAATCTTTGTCCTCCAAATTGCGCTTTACCACCAAGTGGTTGTTGAGTAACAAGAGAATAAGGACCTGTTGATCTAGCATGTATTTTATCATCTACTAAATGATGAAGTTTAAGCATATACATATATCCTACAGTCACTGGATTATCAAAATACTTACCAGTTCTTCCATCACGAAGAGAAATTTTTCCTGTTTCAGGAAGTCCTGATTTTTTCAATGCTTCAAATATGTCATCTTCATTAGCACCATCAAATACAGGAGTAGCTATATGCCAACCCAATTCTTTAGCAGCCATGCCCAAGTGAACTTCCAATACCTGACCTATATTCATACGTGAAGGAACTCCAAGTGGATTTAATAGTATATCAAGTGGTCTACCATCAGGTAAGAATGGCATATCTTCTTCAGGTAGTATTCTAGATATAACCCCTTTATTACCATGACGTCCACACATTTTATCTCCAACATTAATCTTTCTTTTAGTACTTATATATACACGAACTAATTCATTAACTCCTGGTGATAATTCATCTCCATTTTCCCTCTTAAACACCTTAACATCAATGATTATGCCTGTTTCACCATGAGGAACCCTTAAAGATGTATCTCTAACTTCTCTTGCTTTTTCTCCAAAAATAGCACGTAAAAGTCTTTCTTCAGCAGTAAGTTCAGTTTCACCTTTTGGTGTAACCTTACCAACTAAAATATCTCCAGGTTTTACTTCAGCACCTATTCTTATTATTCCTCGTTCATCAAGATTTTTCAGAGAATCTTCTCCAACATTT
This portion of the Senegalia massiliensis genome encodes:
- a CDS encoding ribosomal L7Ae/L30e/S12e/Gadd45 family protein, with protein sequence MLSNIKDKNKVVGTKQAKRFLIKDSVNLLYIAEDADKKITTDLLEEANKKSVEVVFIKSMKELGEACGIDVRAATVAILK
- the rpsG gene encoding 30S ribosomal protein S7, producing MPRKGHIQKREIMEDPIYKDKVVTKLINSIMLDGKRGVAQKIIYGAFDIIAEKTGEEPLEVFHNALENIMPVLEVKARRVGGATYQVPIEVRPRRRQTLGLRWLTTYSRKRGEKTMGERLAKEIMDANNNTGASVKKKEDTHKMAEANKAFAHYRW
- the rpsL gene encoding 30S ribosomal protein S12, with amino-acid sequence MPTINQLVRKGRKKVTKKSDSPHLNDGFNSLKKKTTKINSPQKRGVCTAVKTVTPKKPNSALRKIARVRLTNGHEVTAYIPGIGHNLQEHSVVLIRGGRVKDLPGVRYHIVRGTLDTSGVDERRQARSKYGTKKPKN
- the rpoC gene encoding DNA-directed RNA polymerase subunit beta'; protein product: MFELNNFDSIKIGLASPEKIRQWSRGEVKKPETINYRTLKPEKEGLFCEKIFGPTKDWECHCGKYKRVRYKGVVCDRCGVEVTKSKVRRERMGHIELAAPVSHIWYFKGIPSRMGLILDMSPRSLEKILYFASYVVIDPGETSLSSKQLLSEKEYREAIDKHGNSFTAGMGAEAVEELLKRIDLIGESKELKAALKESSGQKKIRIIRRLEVIEAFKQSGNKPEWMILDAVPVIPPDLRPMVQLDGGRFATSDLNDLYRRVINRNNRLKRLLDLGAPDIIVRNEKRMLQEAVDALIDNGRRGRPVTGPGNRPLKSLSDMLKGKQGRFRQNLLGKRVDYSGRSVIVVGPDLKFYQCGLPKKMALELFKPFVMKKLVNDGFAHNIKSAKRMVEKIKPEVWGVLEEVIKDHTVLLNRAPTLHRLGIQAFEPILVEGKAIKLHPLVCTAYNADFDGDQMAVHVPLSTEAQAEARFLMLSINNILAPQAGSPITTPTQDMVLGTYYLTIDIPGEKGEGMIFKDYNELLHAYQNESVGLHSKVKVLVKLDENDKGKLVESTVGRFIFNENIPQDLGIIDRNKDKYSLETDGLNDDPGNEQNKGLVTKKGLGVIIDKCFKKHGNTTTAIMLDHIKNLGFHYSSIGAVTIGVSDIIVPEAKKILVGEAEEKVEKYEKAFRRGLISDEERYEKVIEVWTKTTEDVTDALMENLDRLNNIFIMSHSGARGSKNQIRQLAGMRGLMANASGKTVEIPVKSNFREGLTVLEFFISTHGARKGLADTALRTADSGYLTRRLVDVSQDVIVREEDCGTEKGINVKAFMDGNEVIEELYDRIVGRYSLDTLKNPNTGEVIVEKQEFINDDKAKEIIDAGITSLDVRSALTCESKHGVCSKCYGKNLATGGKVDVGESVGIIAAQSIGEPGTQLTMRTFHTGGVAGGDITQGLPRVEELFEARKPKGLAIISEIAGKVSINETRKKKEVVITNEDKESKTYTIPYGSRIKVRQDEEIEPGDEITEGSVNPHDILKIKGVIGVQNYIVKEVQRVYKMQGVDINDKHVEVIVRQMLNRVKIEDSGDTDLLPGSLVNIFEFQSENDRIEADGGDPAVGKRVLLGITKASLATDSFLSAASFQETTRVLTEAAIKGKEDHLLGLKENVIIGKLIPAGTGMRKYKSIAVNGTEPLEKDLDTSKDVQIIEDNEEKKIIEEDLEI